A genomic region of Acidobacteriota bacterium contains the following coding sequences:
- a CDS encoding phosphatidylglycerophosphatase A: MAPPDRPRLKNGPLWAQAIATFMGLGYSPRMPGTLGSAAGLFLYLPAFLMPAEWSWSLALGETILFCALSLLAIPPVLKASGKADPGFVIVDEVAGMLTALCFLEPDFTCLLVAFALFRLLDILKPYPVNRLERLPGALGVLADDLAAGALAGVLSILVMRLA; this comes from the coding sequence TTGGCCCCGCCTGATCGCCCGCGCCTCAAGAACGGTCCCTTGTGGGCCCAGGCCATCGCCACCTTCATGGGCCTCGGATACTCGCCCCGCATGCCGGGGACCCTGGGCTCGGCGGCGGGCCTCTTTCTGTACCTGCCCGCCTTCCTGATGCCGGCCGAATGGAGCTGGTCGCTCGCCCTGGGGGAGACGATCCTCTTCTGCGCCCTCTCCCTCCTCGCCATCCCTCCGGTCCTGAAGGCTTCGGGCAAGGCGGACCCCGGGTTCGTCATCGTGGACGAGGTGGCCGGGATGCTGACCGCGCTCTGCTTCCTCGAACCCGATTTCACCTGCCTCTTGGTGGCCTTTGCCCTCTTCCGCCTCCTGGACATTCTCAAGCCCTACCCCGTGAACCGGCTGGAGCGCCTCCCCGGAGCCCTGGGCGTCCTCGCGGACGACCTGGCGGCGGGCGCTCTCGCGGGTGTACTCTCCATTCTCGTCATGAGGCTCGCATGA